From the Fulvia fulva chromosome 2, complete sequence genome, one window contains:
- a CDS encoding Calcium-transporting ATPase 2: protein MAGTPALPRIDVEVSPDNDINEITPTTPHPGMGDHSPRLLTTPTWNGRDRSLSGSTAAYSTLKVPDTSHGEKSSASSIFSDVDREDALKPDPGSERDFEVKDNKFAFSPGQLNKLLNPKSLPAYFALGGIRGIERGLRTNLESGLSADENTLNGNVSFQDATQYSEKAKHIGWDEVPLNPAAHQAASSPGSGSFSDRLRVFSNNALPDKKPTPLWRLMWMAYNDKVLILLTVAAVISLALGLYETFGAEHEPGAPMPVDWIEGCAICIAIIIVVLVGSLNDYQKERAFVKLNAKKDDREIKVIRSGKSVMVNIVDIMAGDVLHLEPGDMVPVDGIFISGHNVKCDESSATGESDALKKIGGEQVMRLIEEGQTDLKHLDCFIISGSKVLEGVGTYVATSVGVNSSYGKILMAMRVDMEATPLQVKLDGLATAIAKLGSSAALLLFFVLLFRFVGGLSSNTGTSSEKASQFLDILIVAVTVIVVAVPEGLPLAVTLALAFATTRMVKLNNLVRILKSCETMGNATTVCSDKTGTLTTNIMTVVTGHFTSRSFDDKNKTGAETTSSSFASQLSSDDRRRVIESIAINSTAFETDDGSFIGSKTETALLAFARTLGMGPVAEERSSARVVQLMPFDSGRKCMGAVQKLANGTYRLMVKGASEILLGHSTNIATSSGTQVLDSAERENLEAIIDSYAKQSLRTIALISREFTQWPPAGFADELDPQIADMDLILRDMTFDGLVGIQDPVRPGVPEAVAKCHHAGVTVRMVTGDNVTTARAIATDCGIYTGGVVMEGPVFRTLDQEQMNEVLPKLQVLARSSPEDKRILVTGLRALNEIVAVTGDGTNDGPALKAADIGFSMGITGTEVAKEASAIILMDDNFTSILTALMWGRAVNDAVRKFLQFQVTVNITAVIITFVSAVANANMRSVLTAIQLLWINLIMDSMAALALASDPPTEEILDRKPPKRHAPIISITMWKMIIGQAIFQLIATFLLYYVGYSILNYGFDSTEIRSVVFNTFVWFQVFNMFNNRRLDNKFNIFDGIHRNIFFIVICAIMVGCQIMIMFVGKRAFQIAPISGRDWGVSLVISLISLPWAIVVRLFPDLWFEKIAKFVGKPVVLVYRPLSRWTHAASRKIRSLRRKRKESETVAQVAEEEEKLDQTGKVQDVEKGNQ, encoded by the exons ATGGCAGGCACTCCTGCCCTTCCACGCATTGACGTCGAGGTCTCG CCTGACAACGACATCAACGAGATTACCCCAACTACACCACATCCAGGCATGGGAGACCATTCTCCTCGTCTGCTCACAACACCGACCTGGAACGGACGAGATCGATCGTTGAGCGGGAGCACTGCGGCATATTCGACACTCAAAGTTCCAGACACCTCACATGGCGAGAAGAGTAGTGCATCGAGCATCTTCAGCGATGTGGACCGAGAGGATGCACTCAAGCCAGACCCCGGCTCAGAGAGAGACTTCGAGGTCAAGGACAACAAGTTCGCATTTTCACCGGGCCAGCTCAATAAGTTACTTAACCCCAAATCTCTTCCAGCGTATTTCGCTCTTGGGGGAATCAGGGGCATTGAGCGTGGACTTCGGACCAACCTCGAGTCTGGACTCAGCGCGGATGAGAACACTCTGAATGGCAATGTGTCGTTTCAGGATGCCACTCAGTACAGCGAGAAGGCGAAGCACATTGGCTGGGACGAGGTGCCACTCAATCCAGCCGCTCACCAAGCAGCATCGTCTCCTGGTTCTGGCTCATTTTCCGATCGTCTTCGCGTGTTCAGCAACAACGCACTACCGGACAAGAAGCCAACACCTCTGTGGAGGTTGATGTGGATGGCGTACAACGACAAAGTACTGATTCTGCTCACGGTAGCAGCTGTCATCTCCCTCGCCCTCGGACTTTACGAAACCTTTGGCGCTGAGCACGAGCCCGGTGCGCCTATGCCAGTGGATTGGATCGAGGGTTGCGCTATCTGTATTGCTATCATCATTGTGGTGCTTGTGGGCTCCCTCAACGACTACCAAAAGGAGCGGGCATTCGTCAAACTCAACGCAAAGAAGGATGATCGCGAGATCAAGGTTATACGTTCTGGAAAGTCAGTCATGGTCAACATTGTCGATATCATGGCCGGCGACGTCCTTCACCTCGAACCCGGCGACATGGTGCCAGTTGATGGCATTTTCATCAGTGGCCACAATGTCAAGTGCGACGAATCCTCGGCCACTGGTGAATCTGATGCTCTCAAGAAGATTGGAGGCGAGCAAGTCATGCGACTGATCGAAGAGGGCCAAACAGATCTCAAGCACCTGGACTGCTTCATCATCTCTGGCAGCAAAGTCCTGGAAGGTGTAGGCACTTACGTTGCTACATCAGTCGGTGTCAACTCCAGCTACGGCAAGATTCTCATGGCCATGCGGGTCGACATGGAAGCCACTCCTCTGCAAGTCAAGCTGGACGGCCTCGCAACAGCCATCGCCAAGCTTGGTTCGAGCGCAGCTCTACTCCTATTCTTCGTCTTGCTCTTCCGTTTCGTGGGCGGCCTCTCGAGTAACACCGGAACTAGCTCAGAGAAGGCCTCTCAATTCCTGGATATCCTGATTGTTGCGGTCACTGTTATTGTGGTGGCTGTGCCCGAAGGTCTTCCGCTGGCTGTCACACTCGCCCTCGCTTTTGCGACCACGCGCATGGTCAAACTCAACAACCTTGTTCGCATTCTGAAGTCTTGCGAAACGATGGGAAATGCGACAACCGTGTGCTCGGATAAGACAGGCACGCTCACGACGAACATCATGACCGTGGTCACTGGGCACTTCACTAGCCGTTCTTTCGACGATAAGAACAAGACCGGAGCTGAAACGACTTCTTCATCTTTCGCATCACAGTTGAGCAGTGATGACCGAAGACGCGTGATCGAGTCGATCGCAATCAACTCTACTGCTTTCGAAACCGATGACGGTTCTTTCATTGGGTCCAAGACCGAAACGGCGCTCCTCGCCTTCGCTCGCACTCTCGGTATGGGTCCGGTCGCCGAAGAGCGATCCAGTGCTCGGGTCGTTCAATTGATGCCATTCGATTCTGGTCGCAAGTGCATGGGAGCTGTGCAGAAGCTGGCAAACGGGACTTATCGCCTGATGGTCAAGGGTGCTTCAGAGATCCTCCTCGGTCACAGCACGAACATTGCGACCAGCTCTGGAACGCAGGTGCTCGACAGCGCCGAGCGTGAGAACCTCGAGGCCATCATCGATTCGTACGCTAAGCAATCGCTCCGCACCATCGCTCTGATCTCTCGCGAGTTCACCCAGTGGCCTCCTGCTGGCTTTGCCGATGAGCTCGATCCTCAAATTGCCGACATGGACCTCATTCTTAGGGACATGACATTCGACGGTCTCGTGGGTATTCAGGACCCTGTCCGACCAGGTGTTCCCGAGGCCGTTGCGAAATGTCACCACGCTGGTGTCACGGTGCGCATGGTCACTGGAGACAACGTCACTACTGCCCGAGCCATCGCGACTGATTGTGGTATCTACACTGGCGGTGTTGTCATGGAAGGTCCTGTCTTCCGAACCCTCGACCAGGAACAGATGAATGAGGTCCTGCCAAAGCTTCAGGTTCTAGCTCGATCGTCTCCCGAGGACAAGCGTATCCTCGTTACTGGACTTCGTGCACTCAATGAGATCGTAGCCGTGACTGGAGACGGCACCAACGACGGTCCAGCTCTCAAAGCCGCCGACATTGGTTTCTCAATG GGTATCACAGGCACTGAGGTCGCCAAAGAAGCCTCTGCCATCATTCTCATGGACGACAACTTCACATCCATTCTCACTGCACTTATGTGGGGTCGCGCTGTGAACGATGCAGTCCGCAAGTTCCTCCAATTCCAGGTCACCGTCAACATCACCGCCGTCATCATCACTTTCGTCTCTGCAGTAGCAAACGCCAATATGAGATCGGTCCTCACTGCCATCCAGCTACTTTGGATCAACCTCATCATGGACTCCATGGCCGCACTCGCACTGGCGTCTGACCCCCCGACTGAGGAGATTCTCGACCGCAAGCCGCCAAAGCGACATGCTCCAATCATCTCTATCACCATGTGGAAGATGATCATCGGACAAGCTATCTTCCAGCTCATCGCCACATTCCTCCTCTACTACGTTGGCTACAGCATCCTCAATTACGGCTTCGACAGCACCGAGATCCGATCGGTCGTGTTTAACACGTTCGTCTGGTTCCAGGTGTTCAACATGTTCAACAACAGGCGTCTCGACAACAAGTTCAACATCTTCGACGGCATCCACCGCAACATCTTCTTCATCGTCATCTGTGCCATCATGGTTGGATGTCAGATCATGATCATGTTCGTTGGCAAGCGCGCGTTCCAGATCGCGCCCATCAGCGGCCGGGATTGGGGTGTCTCGTTGGTCATTTCGTTGATCTCTCTGCCATGGGCAATCGTTGTCCGCCTGTTCCCTGACTTGTGGTTTGAGAAGATCGCCAAATTTGTTGGCAAGCCTGTGGTCCTGGTCTACCGCCCACTCAGCCGCTGGACACACGCAGCCTCAAGAAAGATCCGCAGCCTTCGCAGGAAGCGGAAGGAGAGCGAGACTGTTGCACAGGTCGCggaagaggaggagaagTTGGATCAGACCGGCAAGGTGCAGGATGTTGAGAAGGGAAACCAGTAG
- a CDS encoding Lipase A — protein sequence MGLFNFLLRLAAALQNFGSAILLPSQHPWYKPPPDIKSHKPGTVISSREIDTNLQGILPRGPTPNVHTAWQYMYRSTDSLGNPVADVATLLVPKNADPKKLLVFQSIYDSANADCGANTTSIDDVLFIAAALNKGWYVLGADYECLEGHVTAGVQSGYATLDGVRAALNAAPTNGLSKHARYALWGYSGGAIATEFAVELQPKYAPELNFAGAAIGGLTPSIETVLDTISETKFAGLAIAGVKGMSRAYPNFTRWLDHSPVPSKKAQFESIAKGCLSGASKAATNMDVFTFVKNGRAAMKEAIPRSVFEKGGTMGVHGVPTMPLFLYQGVMDQTSPIGETDKLFDKLCKHDGVNIQYQKDVVADHVSEALLGSLDAFQWLTARLEGKAIKNKGCKMNRVFLTDLDPGSLDSMDAHFQAVFAAFLGHGLGRPWWIG from the exons ATGGGCTTATTCAACTTCCTACTACGGCTCGCAGCCGCACTCCAAAACTTCGGGTCAGCCATACTCCTCCCCAGCCAACATCCGTGGTACAAGCCGCCTCCCGACATCAAGTCACACAAACCTGGCACCGTCATCAGTTCACGCGAAATCGACACGAACCTACAGGGCATCCTTCCTCGAGGACCAACGCCGAATGTTCATACGGCATGGCAGTACATGTATAGATCCACAGACAGCCTGGGCAATCCGGTCGCGGATGTTGCAACTTTGCTGGTTCCAAAGAATGCCGATCCGAAGAAGTTGCTGGTCTTTCAGTCCATCTACGATTCGGCAAATGCAGATTGCG GAGCCAACACCACATCGATTGACGACGTCCTTTTC ATTGCTGCGGCCCTGAACAAAGGCTGGTATGTGCTCGGCGCCGACTATGAATGTCTTGAAGGACATGTCACAGCTGGTGTCCAGTCTGGTTATGCCACTCTTGATGGTGTCCGCGCCGCACTCAATGCTGCACCAACTAATGGCCTCTCGAAACATGCCAGATATGCGTTGTGGGGCTACTCTGGCGGAGCCATTGCTACAGAGTTCGCGGTCGAACTTCAACCGAAATATGCTCCAGAGCTCAATTTCGCAGGCGCGGCCATTGGTGGATTGACTCCAAGCATCGAGACCGTACTCGATACTATAAGTGAAACCAAGTTCGCCGGGCTGGCCATTGCAGGAGTGAAGGGAATGTCGAGAGCATACCCCAACTTTACGCGATGGCTCGACCATTCCCCTGTGCCGTCCAAGAAGGCTCAATTCGAATCAATCGCCAAAGGATGCCTCTCAGGAGCTTCGAAGGCTGCGACCAATATGGACGTGTTCACATTCGTGAAGAACGGCCGAGCAGCGATGAAGGAAGCCATCCCGCGGTCTGTGTTCGAAAAAGGAGGCACGATGGGAGTACATGGTGTCCCGACCATGCCCTTGTTCTTATACCAGGGCGTGATGGACCAGACCAGTCCTATCGGTGAGACtgataagctcttcgacaAGCTTTGCAAGCACGACGGCGTCAACATTCAGTATCAGAAGGACGTTGTTGCAGATCACGTCTCCGAGGCCCTGCTGGGAAGCTTGGATGCGTTTCAGTGGCTGACTGCACGGCTGGAGGGTAAGGCGATCAAGAACAAGGGCTGCAAGATGAATCGTGTGTTTTTGACAGACTTGGATCCTGGCAGCTTGGATTCGATGGATGCTCATTTCCAGGCGGTCTTCGCGGCATTTTTGGGCCATGGGCTCGGTCGTCCGTGGTGGATCGGATGA
- a CDS encoding Putative sterigmatocystin biosynthesis peroxidase stcC, producing the protein MGILEKLGGVAVDLSVMAWDNAIFIANLLTPKLKEGTVVPKGAPGHNLTWPEYVPPTEGDSRSACPMLNAMANHGILPHDGKNITFKDLNQKVRETFNFASSFCFFVPNFSARFLNKSYSTDRFDLEDLSMHSDKAIEHDASLTRQDAALVKDQSKPDLKLVHDLLKEASGKTPDGYPLMTKADLSRALSKRRADARKSNREYSESFFHNMFGSANSATMLTIFGGRIEDLGPMLTEERFSEHWEPRVLDRYGLTMAKFNGTVLPVEMKIDPKKYQ; encoded by the exons ATGGGCATTCTGGAGAAGCTTGGTGGCGTCGCCGTTGACCTTTCGGTCATGGCCTGGGACAATGCCATCTTCATCGCCAATCTTCTCACCCCGAAACTCAAGGAAGGAACAGTAGTTCCAAAGGGAGCCCCGGGACACAATCTCACGTGGCCAGAATACGTTCCACCAACGGAGGGCGACTCTCGCTCTGCATGTCCCATGCTGAACGCGATGGCCAATCATGGAATCCTGCCTCACGATGGAAAGAACATCACCTTCAAAGACCTCAATCAAAAAGTCCGCGAGACCTTCAACTTCGCCTCTTCCTTCTGTTTCTTCGTGCCAAACTTCTCCGCCCGGTTCCTGAACAAGTCCTACTCGACTGATCGATTCGACCTCGAGGACCTGAGCATGCACTCTGATAAGGCTATTGAGCACGATGCCAGTCTTACACGACAGGATGCCGCACTCGTCAAGGACCAAAGCAAGCCCGATCTGAAGCTGGTCCATGACCTGTTGAAGGAAGCGAGTGGAAAGACACCAGACGGGTATCCTCTGATGACCAAGGCCGATCTATCCCGAGCACTTTCCAAGCGACGAGCAGATGCGAGGAAGTCGAACAGAGAGTATTCCGAGTCTTTCTTCCACAACATGTTTGGAAGTGCAAA CTCCGCAACCATGTTGACCATCTTCGGTGGACGTATTGAGGACTTGGGGCCTATGTTGACTGAGGAGCGATTCTCCGAGCATTGGGAGCCACGTGTCTTGGACCGCTACGGCCTGACCATGGCCAAGTTCAACGGCACAGTCCTGCCGGTGGAGATGAAGATAGACCCAAAGAAGTACCAGTGA